In Maniola jurtina chromosome Z, ilManJurt1.1, whole genome shotgun sequence, the genomic window ACAATCCAAAGCCTCGTGCAAATCAACAAGAAACTCTTAGCAGCAACAGCTCAGTAGAGTCACTATTTAAGTTGAATTTCACAGATTGCGATATTGAACCAGAGAGGGCTAAAACTCCAGAGCCTGAGTTGCCTTGTATTACAGATATGTCTtacattttaaaagaaaaaataaaaatgggcAAAGGTTCTGCATTTGGTAAAGTATTGTCATCACGGCTGAGACCTGTCGCTGCACCTTACTTGAGAGAACATATTCCTACAAACATTAAGAGATTTGACTTCAGCACACCATCGCCATGTGATATTGTGAAAGAAAATAGAAAGTATCGACCAACTATGTCCACCACTTTCACATTGGACATAACAAAGTTTGTGTAAATAGAGCTAAGTTTCAGAAAGAAGTTGTAAAACATAACAATGCAATTGTTTGCAAATCatgtttatactttatactttttttgttgatttataCTTTAGTACGGTCtatttgattaatttattagtacTAAGTCTAGTGAGGGATGGGATGTCTTTAGAGATTATGTTAATGAATGACATGgtatattaagtacataattatgtttAATCAATATTTCTAACATATTATCTGTGTTAAAAAAGAAGTTTAATTTTTGAAATCCACATTTTTCTGTCAATCATTTGCCAAATTATTTTTACACTTATTATTTACACTGATTCCCATTTCCGACTGATTAATGATAATTGATCTAATTTGTGTTTATAAAGTAACTTTTTGTTCTATTCTTACATAGAATCATTTATAAGTTTGAAATATCTTTCTTTTGTTGACATTCTAGAATAACAACTATTGTACTGTACTGACATGTGGTTTTATTGATCACTTACTATTATCATAGATCATTCCAGGCAGTAAGGCTGGATTTATAGTAATCCATAGAATAGTAGAAAAAGTACTGTattgtctgggatgcaagcaaTAGATGATTTCAGCGACTTCTCTGTGCAGATTTAAGTTTTGAAAATCTCATGCCGGCAGTTATCTAATTGCCCATGGACCTATAATAAACACTCCTGATTACCAAATTAATTTACCTATTAATAAGGTATTTCCCAAAAAGTATGACATTTAGAATTTGGATGATTTCGGGTTTTTTATatagctctttgattttctgggacaaaatgTAGCCTGTCTTTCCCCTAAATGCAAGCTATCATTGTAcaaaattccgtcaaaatcgctcaaacggatgggctgtgaaagctaacagatagacaaacagatacactgcatttatattattaagttctTCAAATGAAGATTTTTATATGAGCTACGCCAGAAGATTCACTTCGTCGTCCTTTACAGGAACTCCCTCACGAGCTGACTTCGCACTTTACAAAAAGACTCTAAGCCCCTAGTGGTAGGACTAGGACAGAATGTGTTGATTTGGGGTGCTCCGATTTCATTATGTTTGTCGTCGGCCGAATCTTGTGcattatttataaaatgatttatGGAACCCTATAGTTTTGATATGGCTAAACGTTAGTGATCAAATCGATTAACGTTGACGATAAAGCAATATAGCTAGTACCAATTAGTCATATCATGAAACCAATGCCTTCATTTGTTGAAATACCAGTCATGCGTTTCATGAAATGGGCAATTCAACGATCACGACAGGTTAACATGTtaacctacataattataacaaggtACTTGCAGTAATTCGattaaggtaggtataataaaaacaataatatatagAGAGAAAATTTTAATAGTTAGGTAAGATGAATTTATTAACGtcaataataaatgatttattgGAATATTATAACAAAGTAGTTACAATACCTACTGTCACTCATTTAAGCTTATTCTATATTagcaacaataaataattaaactacAGTAAGACCCTATAAGGCATGTAGTCAAGTAAATAATGCATTTTATGCGTGTTACATTTCCAATATATAagaatgtatatattatatcttatataatggtattttgttaaactacaaaaatacacatttttctTAGAtgtcttttaatttttatataataaactgatttattattattaggtatcgttatatttcattaaattaacacaaaacaatatttaactaagTGTACGTATAAATAAACCTTCCTTTTGAATTATGTGACCCACGGTTCTTGAAGcacataaataattttacgcACCATAGAATAAGATCAGTATAATTAAAGCACGCTCTTCACAAACACCTTTTTATTATTTGGGCCTCCAActatctattggtgaaaaccgcattaaaatctgttgagtagtttaaaagatctaagcgtaggTACAGAGGGACATAGACGGCAGGAAGCGacttttgtttaataaatacttagtgTCTAGAGAATGATATATACCTATTGCTAAGCGACCAGCTGAACATAGGAAGGTTTGTAATaattaagcaaataaaaatattaaaatctaatAAAGATATTGCtgttccaaatttttttttaaacagtaggtacctaagtatcaGTATAGGTAATACAATTTGAATCTGTAGAATGATCAATTCCTAACTACAATTTTCTAAGCgtagtaattacttatttacattaaacgaaacgagtttttgaaaattttcagagATAGAAAATTCTGCCTTATGGTCCAACCTCAGTgattttttgaagaaaataccAATTTGTAACAAAATCAGCTACATCCATGAACACAATAGATTATGAAActggtatgtactatgtaggtatagtttaggAAAAATCGAAAACTTAtaagctttattttattttagttctcattagaaacttaaaaataaagtggGTAcgcatagttttttttaattaacttttccAGAAACAATCTGTCTTTATTCTAAAAATCCGAAAGTCCAGTAATTTGGTAGTTTTACCTGGAAAGATTTccgggagttttgaaaattggtgattTGACCTCTCCTACGTCCTCTCAACAGGAACTTGTCGTTTTACCGGACACTCTGTACAGTCTAAAAGAGTATATCAATAGGTATCCTAGAATCAttcattacaaaatatttaaacacaacaatagacaaaatataaaacaacaatgGTGTGGCGTAAACATAAATCACTGGTTCAACCACCGagattagcgagaaacgagttaagctaaaaactagaaacgagtctGCGAGTAAGGAGAAGAGAGTATGTAGTTAGTATGATAGTTTTTTCGCTGGGCTTTGAGCGAGTGAGCCAGTTTGACGGACGATTTCTCGTTGCGACAAACCAGTAGTGCACAATATGCACATTCAgcgatcaattattattatattaagagggctttctccgtcactcgtttcatacaatcgtagttccaatttcatttgaatattaagcaaccaaagtccatgaaattttgcagacatattctagaaactattatctatgtctgtggttttccagatttctgttaaaatattcggtttcaaagttacgcggtcttaaaaaatttcatacaaatctttgacccctgtaattttaaaacaacatagttttagaaaaatctaaaacaccacagacacagatattagtttctagaatatgtctgcaaaatttcatggactttggttgcttaatattcaaatgaaattggaactactattgtatgaaacgagtgacggagagagccctgttaatgtacctatttaaatgtCTTTTTTACACGAAATTATACATCGGTTGTATATTTCTTAAGCGATGAAGTAGTCGATAGCTACTCGCTTTTTATTTTGTCCAATATGTAAAATAGGTATACaatatctgtgtgtttgtgtatgtgtgttcaTGCGTGCACCTGTTGCGTATAAGTATGCGTGTGTTAAGaatcattttataaaatcttcCCTCCCTGTCATAATAAGAGATATAAGCCacattaaaacaaaacttttacattttaatagttatgggataaatatacaaaatcttattaattttattgtatgtaaGCGATCTAGCGTAGTAGAATTATTATGGTAAGCAAGAGAAATCCAAAATGGCCTTGTTCTAAGGATTGCCTACTTGAAGAATACAATTTTTTCTAAGAGAAAGATCAACGATTCTATATAATTCATCAGTCTAGGTTTACCTAACATTACTTTTAGCACAGCTCATTAAGATTATAAATATCATgaacaatttattattacttagttatCGCCATTTGGATCGCGTTGACTGAATTCAAAGATTGCTTTTAGAAAATAACAAAAGTGATaactataatttatatatagCAAGATAAGTTGtaagaaataaatgttttaaagttaagtatattctaaaataaaaagaattgccaatttaatttttttcacgtTAATaccctaggtaggtacttagaattATGTTTGGATAAGTATATTTGaaaggaattaaaaaaaaaagtagtaaatCTTTCTTCGTCTTTGTTTCCAGAAGTTCGTCttgtttttagtaggtatatctttatttattgtattttacatgAAGTTACGATATTAATTAGATTAACGTACCACGATTAATAAGATGATTTTGAAATCTTAGTACTCCATTAGTATTGTCGTGACCACGACCCATGCAACTGCGTCGAAATatcaatatttcaaaatcaTTGCATAATCGTGGTACGTGCTCggtatttacattataataatgtcGATAAACCACGAACTAAGCCTAAAATCTTTAATCATCATTATTGATAAAgttacatattttgatttttaattacttttatacgaaaaaaatgtcTAGCAGTCTGAAGGTAGaggtaataaacaaaataatttgttatctatctaggtactataatataggtatattttatactaagtaattaaattacctaattaaaattaagcTGACACCTCAGTACAATCCTTAGTGTTAATTCTAGACGTTTTAATCAGGTTTAccaactcattaattttccatTGTTAAATGAGCTATATAGATAGAGAGCCAACGGGgtccagaccttcgttattttacaaaagctgtaagtttatctgcgtattggctccaacacagggaggatCGATCcgagactatgaagtttggatcatttTGGCTTTGGGACATAACAGGTAGGTAAAGGTGCAAAAAACCTTCCGTCAAAGTATagtcttatttttttatattttcttcggcatagtattagaaatcacgtcatgcattgccagacagttTCGTGGCAACCCTttgccagacgcccttaaagtttaaaaggtGTCTGACAGAGGGTAgccaccattgattttgaaaaagctaCCCCTGTAGCCACGATATTAAGTTAAAACAGTTGcagtgaataataataattagggcATGACAACCactaagtttttattaaaaaaagaattgtTTTGGTAGCCGATTTCTTTTTCAGTAATCGACGTCGACTTATGAATCTTTCGTTTCAttctaatttttgtttttcatgttttcatttttattttttgttttcataaTCTTGGGATTATCATcaacatttatttgaaaacaaaaaaatatcaacttTTAGAAAAACATACCTAATTTAAGTGCTCTGAATGTAACAGTATGGAATTCATTCTTCACAAAAGTTCTTAAAATAACCATAACTTGGAAACGGTGGTTTTCACCCTCTAGATAACTGAGCTCTACTGGTTTCTGACGCCGTGGCATACCTACCATTTCGAGAAATGAGACGAATCACATGTCACCTGTATAAAAGAGCTAACAAAAATCAATGTAGAAATTAATTTCTatattgattaaataaattaattgatttaaaTGATTACATTTCTAGAGTAACAATACGAATTAaaaaaagcaaataataatatcagatACAAGGGCCCAAGGCACATTACGGGAGAGCGAAGGATGCGACGCgtttttttccaaaatgttaCAATGTAAACTGGACATTAAGTCCACTGTGTAATGAAAAGCAAAATGAAAGTGTGTAACAATAGCAATAGcgttttgctttttattttgtttataacgtacgttataataattatgtaacacAATACTTCAGGGTGCCTGCAATTTGCTAGGGTGGATATTGGTTTTGTTAAAATCCCGTGAGTAATTCcctactctttgattttccaagacaaaaagtagccaatgtctatttcaggatgtaagctaattatGTGCTCGTCTTCATCGGTCAAACGGATGTgcagtgaaaacgtagcagacaaaaACTAATGTAATCGGAAATATGGAAAGTATGCATTACATAGAGTGGAGATAATGTTCGGTACAGTTTGCAACATTTTAGCTAAAACGCCTCGTAACACTTCACTTTCTTTTTCTCTGTGTCGAGCCAAAGCGGGGATTCTGGGGATAAAGCaataacaaaagaaaataaaaaaaatattcattttattcAATAATCACAGATGCAATAACGTTAATATAATAAGTTAAAACCAAGTTGTGATAAAAAGATTATTACacaattgcttaaaaaattCACAATGTACCATAACATACTTGTAGTCACATCACGTAAAACAATTTCAATCGGAAGTGTCAATTTAAAATGGAATAAattcacaataaaataaaataaataaataataatagacttAACAAATACGAGAGCTATTTACATTGAAATGCAAAATTTCCTATATATGCTTAGATTATTAAGCTGGTTTTCTCGAGCTGTAAGCTCAGTACGAGTTTGCATATTTCAATAACGTTAACAGCTTCCGAGCATTGAAACGCTATAACTTCTAACTAAAATGGACCTCAACAGAAACTCGCGTTTCAAGGATCGAGTTCGTCCATACGTCCACAGCCAGCGCCAGCCAATAGTATGATTTTAAAACAACGAACTATAAGCCCATCTTACTCCGATGTTATACTGTTCTGATACTCAAAATGTATCAAGCGTATAGAGATTTGATTGAAAGCTCGTACTAAGGGGAGTGAGCGCTCGTGCGGGTGGAGAGGAGGGAGTGCAGGTCGGCGCGGAGATCACGTCATGTTGACGCCGAGCGAGCGGCTCGCGTACTCGTACACGACGTAGGAGATGGAGACGGCGGGGATCACCTTGATGAAGTTGGGCGTGATGCCGCGGTACAGCCCGCGCACGCCCTCGCGCTGCACGATCTCTCGGAACGCGCCGCGCATCGAGCCCTCTGCGCCCTTCGCGGCTTTTTCTGTAACAACAGACGCGCACTTGTAAATATCGACCCTACACGGCTTTGCTCGGATATAGTTTCGGGCAAACAACTTGGCCATTGACGAAtagcgggtgcacgcgattggttgatcagtggGCGCGAGTGCA contains:
- the LOC123880318 gene encoding uncharacterized protein LOC123880318, producing MTDSSMYTSLFALIENHLSKTNLQENDGNSNTTSINIPINNLRDGSVSESLLKLQTRPRLPIPSLSPKESPTQSILAQQVANMLIAKEKKQQEEKQKLEEQMMRLKLEEAEKNSLIDLTKAIQTPYNPKPRANQQETLSSNSSVESLFKLNFTDCDIEPERAKTPEPELPCITDMSYILKEKIKMGKGSAFGKVLSSRLRPVAAPYLREHIPTNIKRFDFSTPSPCDIVKENRKYRPTMSTTFTLDITKFV